A single Primulina eburnea isolate SZY01 chromosome 11, ASM2296580v1, whole genome shotgun sequence DNA region contains:
- the LOC140805480 gene encoding uncharacterized protein yields MPSKRKFVEGEDSSSSRVVDEFSKLLKEQAKVHGDQIQQLLRVQNPVQGRGRGLVRQEPSSEGAYERFKRMNPPEFVGSAEPLIAMEWVKAIEAIFEYLHFEDIDRVSCAVFLLTKTARISWEATKVTVNVQTLQWNEFKEQFYDKYFSTNVKNQKVKEFLELKQGNLNVNDYILKFEEGCLFVPLIASNDKDRGEHFMRGLRAEIRRDVRMSKATTYKEIVEKALLAEHDEKGIEKERQLRRQSFNQKIQTSSQSWKGRYKGKGKEERRGKAPMVQSETNRPLFPKCNKPHKGECLVRSNKCYKCGGAGHIAINCTQSLGRGRNQGRIFFLTKEGVNLDTSVISEFDVILGMDWLSSYRAVIDCVEKTVRFSTEEGDNRVFKRSDYADVFADDVPGLPPDREVEFFIDVVPGTAPISKAPYRMAPTEMKELKNQLQELLDKGFIRPSSSPWGAPVLFVKKKDGSLRLCIEYREINKVTIKNMYPLPQIYDLFDQLQGETVFSKIDLRSGYNPLKVKEDDISKTAFRTRYGHYEFLVMSFGLTNVPSVFMDLMNRFFKSNLDSFVIVFIDDILVYSKTRELHREHLKTVLQQLRDNQLYAKLKKCYYRRFIADFSNIALPLTTLIRKTVKFEWTNECQQSFQELKDKLTSAPVLSLPEGVEDFVLFTDASKKGHGAVLMHRGKDYDCTIIYHPGKVNVVADTLSRKSRVVLSSMIQKPLLIKVGQLNDKQLLEMRSNAELKGNSEFGLISNGLMTFRGRICVPIGNDIRRDVFIEAHT; encoded by the exons ATGCCATCTAAGAGGAAATTTGTAGAGGGAGAAGATAGTTCCTCATCACGAGTTGTTGATGAGTTTAGTAAGTTGCTCAAGGAGCAAGCCAAAGTTCATGGAGATCAGATCCAACAGTTATTGAGAGTGCAGAACCCAGTTCAAGGGAGAGGTAGAGGTCTTGTGAGACAGGAGCCCAGTTCAGAGGGAGCGTATGAAAGATTTAAAAGAATGAATCCACCTGAGTTCGTGGGAAGTGCGGAACCTCTTATAGCTATGGAATGGGTTAAAGCTATTGAAGCAATCTTTGAATACCTGCACTTTGAAGATATTGATCGAGTTAGTTGTGCAGTGTTTCTTCTAACCAAGACTGCACGCATTTCGTGGGAAGCCACGAAGGTAACTGTCAACGTTCAAACCCTCCAATGGAATGAGTTTAAGGAGCAATTTTATGACAAATATTTCTCCACGAATGTCAAGAATCAGAAAGTGAAggagttcttggaactaaaGCAGGGCAACTTGAATGTGAATGACTATATATTGAAGTTTGAAGAAGGTTGTCTGTTCGTTCCTTTGATTGCTTCAAATGACAAAGATCGAGGGGAACACTTCATGAGAGGCTTGAGAGCTGAGATCAGGAGGGATGTCAGAATGTCTAAGGCCACAACGTACAAAGAGATCGTGGAGAAAGCCCTTTTAGCGGAACATGACGAGAAAGGGATTGAGAAGGAAAGGCAATTGAGAAGACAGAGCTTTAATCAAAAGATCCAAACTTCGAGTCAAAGTTGGAAAGGGAGAtataaaggaaaaggaaaagaagaACGTCGAGGTAAAGCTCCTATGGTTCAGTCTGAGACGAATAGGCCTTTATTTCCCAAATGCAACAAGCCACACAAGGGTGAATGTCTCGTAAGGAGCAACAAATGTTACAAATGTGGAGGTGCAGGTCACATTGCCATCAACTGCACCCAATCTTTAGGCCGAGGACGAAACCAAGGGCGCATCTTCTTTTTGACCAAAGAGGGTGTTAATCTAGATACGTCGGTTATATCAG AGTTTGATGTGATTTTGggtatggattggctatcatcGTATCGTGCAGTAATAGATTGTGTTGAAAAGACGGTGCGATTTTCGACAGAGGAAGGTGACAACAGGGTCTTCAAGCGTTCAG ATTATGCGGATGTATTTGCCGATGATGTGCCGGGGTTGCCACCTGATAGAGAAGTCGAATTTTTCATTGATGTTGTACCTGGTACGGCTCCTATTTCTAAAGCCCCTTATCGAATGGCACcgactgaaatgaaagaattaaagaacCAATTGCAAGAACTATTAGATAAAGGCTTTATTAGACCAAGTTCTTCACCATGGGGGGCGCCAGtgttgtttgtgaaaaagaaagatgggtcactACGTTTGTGTATTGAAtacagagagatcaacaaagttaCAATTAAGAACATGTATCCTTTGCCACAAATTTATGATctttttgatcaattacaagggGAAACGGTATTttctaagattgatctgcgatcagGATATAACCCATTGAAAGTGAAGGAAGATGACATATCTAAGACTGCTTTTCGAACtaggtatggtcattatgaatttctggtGATGTCTTTCGGGTTAACAAATGTGCcgtcagtttttatggatcttatgaatcgattcttcaagTCTAATTTGGATAGTTTCGTCattgtatttattgatgatattctggtttATTCGAAGACTCGAGAACTTCATCGAGAACATTTGAAAACCGTGTTGCAACAATTGAGGGATAACCAGTTATATGCCAAGTTaaagaagt gttactatcgtcgttttataGCCGATTTCTCAAATATAGCCTTGCCATTGACCACATTGATAAGAAAGACAGTTAAattcgaatggaccaatgagtGTCAACAAagttttcaggagttgaaggataaatTAACATCGGCTCCAGTGTTATCACTTCcagaaggagttgaagactttGTACTGTTCACTGATGCTTCTAAGAAAGGACACGGTGCTGTATTGATGCACCGTGGTAAA GATTATGATTGTACTATTATTTACCACCCTGGGAAGGTGAATGTAGTGGCAGATACATTGAGTCGGAAATCAAGAGTTGTGTTGAGTTCTATGATTCAAAAACCTTTATT GATTAAAGTTGGACAATTGAATGATAAGCAATTACTGGAAATGAGGTCTAATGCTGAGCTGAAAGGAAATTCTGAGTTTGGTTTAATTAGTAATGGGTTGATGACCTTCAGAGGTCGAATTTGTGTTCCTATCGGCAATGATATTCGTCGAGATGTTTTTATTGAGGCGCATACCTaa